The following is a genomic window from Pseudomonas sp. FP2335.
TACAGTTTCGGTGCTGACTGCTGGTGCTGGCTTGCTGGTGCGAGCCAAACGTTTCCAGAGCTTGCCGAAATGCTGAATCAATTCGGGGTTTTCTACATCCCCCAAGCCTTTGCGCGCGACGATAACAATATCCCAACCAACCAGAGTGTCCTGGTGGAGGCGAAACGATTCGCGCATCAGACGCTTGAGGCGATTGCGCTCAACGGAGAGCTTTACGCTCTTCTTGCCGATCACCAACCCGAGACGGGGGTGATCCAGATCGTTGTTACGCGCAAGGAGCAGGAGATTTTTCCCCGGAACCTTGCCGGTGGGGGAGTCAAAGACTGCCTTGAAGTGCCGGGGGGTAAGCAGACGCTTTTCCCGACTGAAGTCCTGACTCACCGCAGGTACCGGATTATCAAACTGCCAGACGTGCACGACCTTTGGCGCGACGACGCGACAGGACAGCACGGCCGTTCTTGGTAGCCATGCGAGCACGGAAACCGTGGGTGCGGGCGCGTTTGATGGTGCTTGGTTGGAAAGTACGTTTCATGGCGTTGTTACCTGGTTCGTCCACAACGGGCCGGAATGGCCCCCGTTTTAA
Proteins encoded in this region:
- the rnpA gene encoding ribonuclease P protein component, which codes for MSQDFSREKRLLTPRHFKAVFDSPTGKVPGKNLLLLARNNDLDHPRLGLVIGKKSVKLSVERNRLKRLMRESFRLHQDTLVGWDIVIVARKGLGDVENPELIQHFGKLWKRLARTSKPAPAVSTETVGVDSLDA
- the rpmH gene encoding 50S ribosomal protein L34, whose protein sequence is MKRTFQPSTIKRARTHGFRARMATKNGRAVLSRRRAKGRARLAV